One window of the Chryseotalea sp. WA131a genome contains the following:
- the mog gene encoding molybdopterin adenylyltransferase, with the protein MTSSSIHIGIINVSDRASRGEYEDIPGKAIVATLNEFLKSTWIPVYAVIPDEQYLIEQTLIEMADQQNCCLIVTCGGTGPAKRDVTPEATEAVCNKMMPGFGELMRQVSLQYVPTAILSRQTAGIRNKTLIVNLPGKPRAIRQCLEAVFPAIPYCIDLLEGPFLECKEEVIKAFRPQ; encoded by the coding sequence CTGACTTCTTCTTCCATCCACATCGGCATCATCAACGTATCTGACCGCGCCAGTCGTGGGGAGTATGAAGACATTCCCGGCAAGGCCATTGTAGCTACCCTGAATGAATTTCTCAAAAGCACATGGATTCCAGTGTATGCGGTAATACCCGATGAACAATATTTGATTGAGCAAACCTTGATTGAAATGGCCGATCAACAAAATTGTTGCTTGATCGTGACGTGCGGTGGCACCGGCCCCGCCAAGCGCGATGTAACCCCTGAAGCAACAGAAGCCGTTTGCAACAAAATGATGCCCGGTTTTGGCGAATTGATGAGGCAAGTGAGTTTGCAATATGTGCCCACCGCGATTTTATCGCGCCAAACGGCCGGTATCAGAAATAAAACTTTAATTGTAAATTTGCCTGGCAAACCAAGGGCTATCCGGCAATGCCTGGAGGCCGTCTTCCCCGCAATACCCTATTGCATCGACCTATTGGAAGGCCCCTTTTTGGAGTGCAAGGAAGAAGTAATCAAAGCATTTAGACCGCAATAA